The Cognatishimia activa nucleotide sequence GCCTTAATCAGCGACGCCATAATCGCGAACAGAAACAAGGCAAAAACCTTGCACAAGATACCTTTGGTGGGGTTCATAACATGTCTCTTAAATTGCCTGCGGATCGTAACCTTCGCGGACAGATTGGCAAGAGGATGCGCCGTTTTTCCGTCTTGCGCCCTCCTCTTCAATTTGCAGATTAGGGCAACGCTTTTTGGAGAGCCCACGATGCCTGAGTCCAATCACCTCATTTCCCGATTGAAAACTGCCAGTTTCGGACGAGAGGGCGAAGTGTTCGCGTATTTGCAGGACGGTCGCGAAGTGACCTTTGGCGCATTGTTTGAAGGCGCGGCTAAAGCAGCCGGAGCCCTTGTGTCCATGGGCTTAAGTCCGGGGGACAGGGTTGCAGTCCAGGTGGAAAAGACAATGGAGTCCATACAACTCTATCTGGGTACTGTAATGGCCGGGGGTATCTTTTTGCCTCTGAACACCGCTTATACCGTTTCTGAATTGGACTACTTCCTTGGTGATGCAAAGCCACGTGTGGTGGTATGTGATCCGCAAAAATCCGATCCGATTAGGGCGATTGCCAGAGACGCAACGGTGGTCACGCTTGATAGGAAGGGGCAGGGTAGCTTTTCAGAGATTGTTTCAAGCTGTGTTCCGCTTGAACCTTTACCGCGTGATGCCGATGACTTGGCTGCAATCCTTTATACCTCCGGAACCACAGGGCGCTCCAAAGGTGCGATGTTGAGCCACAACAATCTGGCGTCCAATTCCGAGATGCTGCGGGATTATTGGCAATTCACGCAGGATGATGTTTTGATCCACGCATTACCGATCTTTCACACCCACGGTCTTTTCGTGGCCACAAACGTTGCCCTCTTAGCCGGGGCGTCGATCGTGTTCCTGCCGAAATTTGATGCTGATGCGATATTGGAGGCAATGCCGAAGGCAACTGCTTTGATGGGAGTGCCAACCTTCTACACGCGCCTTTTGGATGACACTCGACTGACCAAGGAACGTGCTGCCAACATGCGTCTCTTCATTTCTGGTTCGGCGCCTCTTTTGGTGGATACGCATGAGAAATGGGAGGAACGGACCGGTCACCGAATTCTGGAACGTTACGGTATGACAGAAACCAATATGAGCACATCAAACCCCTATGACGGAGACCGACGCGCGGGGACAGTTGGCTTTCCTTTACCGGGCGTTGAAGCGAAGATCATGTTGGATGGGAAGGAGCTTGAAACGGGCGAAACCGGTGTTCTTTGGGTGCGCGGGGCCAATGTATTTAAGGGCTACTGGAAAATGCCCGAAAAAACGGCTGAGGAACTCATGGAGGATGGCTGGTTCATCACTGGCGACCTCGCTCGGATTGATGCGGATGGCTATGTGACCATTGTTGGGCGTGAGAAAGACCTGGTGATTACCGGGGGCTTTAACGTTTATCCGAAAGAGGTCGAGAGTCTGATTGATGATATGGGTGGCGTGAAGGAAAGCGCCGTTATCGGTGTGCCGCACAAAGACTTTGGTGAAGGGGTCGTTGCCGTTGTGGTGACTGAGCAGCAGGGTACCACTGTAGAGGCCATCGCAGCTAAATTAGAGACAGAACTGGCGAAATTCAAACAGCCCAAAAGGATTGTCATCGTTGATGCATTGCCGCGCAATACGATGGGAAAAGTGCAGAAAAA carries:
- a CDS encoding malonate--CoA ligase, which translates into the protein MPESNHLISRLKTASFGREGEVFAYLQDGREVTFGALFEGAAKAAGALVSMGLSPGDRVAVQVEKTMESIQLYLGTVMAGGIFLPLNTAYTVSELDYFLGDAKPRVVVCDPQKSDPIRAIARDATVVTLDRKGQGSFSEIVSSCVPLEPLPRDADDLAAILYTSGTTGRSKGAMLSHNNLASNSEMLRDYWQFTQDDVLIHALPIFHTHGLFVATNVALLAGASIVFLPKFDADAILEAMPKATALMGVPTFYTRLLDDTRLTKERAANMRLFISGSAPLLVDTHEKWEERTGHRILERYGMTETNMSTSNPYDGDRRAGTVGFPLPGVEAKIMLDGKELETGETGVLWVRGANVFKGYWKMPEKTAEELMEDGWFITGDLARIDADGYVTIVGREKDLVITGGFNVYPKEVESLIDDMGGVKESAVIGVPHKDFGEGVVAVVVTEQQGTTVEAIAAKLETELAKFKQPKRIVIVDALPRNTMGKVQKKALRETYANLFA